A genomic window from Lotus japonicus ecotype B-129 chromosome 1, LjGifu_v1.2 includes:
- the LOC130731298 gene encoding flowering locus K homology domain isoform X2, whose translation MVSAKEEPDSSLPPAIDGLLRVHKRVIDGLENDSTHASSGVVAKVSTKLLVPASQAGSLIGKQGGTVKSIQEASNCIVRVLGAEDLPSFALQDDRVVEVLGDPTGVHKAVELIVSHLRKFLVDRGVIPIFEMNMQTANSHHVEHMPPHQSWGPPQGLPPNAGGGPGFGPPPPQYMPPPRQHDNYYPPAEMPPPVDRQPHYGISAYGRDASVGVHASSNTQSAPSIVTQITQQMQIPLSYADAVIGTAGASISYIRRASGATVAIQETRGVPGEMTVEISGTAAQVQTAQQLIQNFMAEAAQAQPAQAQPQTVGPPDQGYNSYPAHGSVYTSPPSNPGHAGGYGSAYGANYGY comes from the exons ATGGTATCAGCTAAAGAGGAGCCCGACTCTTCTCTCCCTCCTGCTATAGATGGCTTATTGAGGGTTCATAAACGGGTAATTGATGGTTTGGAGAATGATTCTACCCATGCTTCTTCAGGTGTTGTCGCGAAGGTTTCTACAAAGCTACTAGTGCCAGCCTCACAAGCAGGAAGTTTAATTGGGAAACAAGGAGGAACTGTAAAATCTATCCAAGAAGCGTCAAATTGTATAGTTAGAGTTCTTGGAGCAG AAGACCTGCCTAGTTTTGCTCTTCAAGATGATAGGGTGGTTGAAGTACTTGGGGATCCCACTGGAGTGCATAAGGCAGTAGAACTAATTGTATCTCACTTAAGGAAGTTTTTAGTTGATCGCGGTGTAATTCCAATTTTTGAAATGAAT ATGCAAACGGCTAATTCCCATCATGTGGAGCACATGCCTCCCCACCAATCATGGGGCCCTCCTCAGGGTCTTCCACCAAATGCTGGTGGAGGTCCTGGTTTTGGACCTCCCCCTCCTCAATACATGCCGCCTCCGCGACAGCATGATAATTACTATCCACCAGCTGAAATGCCTCCTCCTGTGGACAGACAGCCTCATTATGGTATATCTGCCTATGGAAGAGATGCTTCAGTCGGTGTTCATGCATCTTCAAATACCCAGTCTGCACCTTCCATAGTCACACAG ATCACACAACAAATGCAAATTCCTCTGTCTTATGCTGATGCTGTTATTGGAACTGCTGGAGCAAGTATAAGCTATATCAGAAGAGCTAGTGGGGCTACTGTTGCCATACAAGAAACAAGAGGTGTTCCTGGGGAGATGACAGTTGAAATCAGTGGAACTGCTGCTCAAGTCCAAACAGCGCAGCAACTGATACAG AATTTTATGGCTGAAGCTGCGCAAGCACAACCAGCACAAGCACAGCCTCAAACAGTTGGGCCTCCTGACCAAGGATACAATTCTTACCCTGCTCATGGTTCTGTCTATACGTCTCCACCTTCCAATCCAGGACATGCTGGAGGCTATGGCTCAGCTTATGGTGCAAACTATGGGTACTAA
- the LOC130731299 gene encoding uncharacterized protein LOC130731299, translated as MANHDLILGQSHDLALGHDQQLVLNHNHNLGLNQNHDLELGQTDEHHLDLGQPLDHDELGLGHAHDHELDLGQNQDNEGHDDVHTYGHENELAMDQKPEDGDHELPLPEHNHELALTENNDLTVSENQEFDDSMALTVHNQEMGIDSGEDMGVHDSELMIVCTPPVIQARALAISSNYELSVGQEFPDVKSCRRALRDTAIALHFEMQTIKSDKTRFTAKCASEGCPWRIHVAKLAGVPTFTIRTITDNHTCGGITHLGHQQASVQWVASSVEQRLRENPNCKPKEILEEIHKAHGITLSYKQAWRGKERIMATMRGSFEEGYRLLPQYCEQLKRTNPGSIASVYGSPTDNCFQRLFISFQASIYGFLNACRPLLGLDRTYLKNKYLGTLLLATGFDGDGALFPVAFGVVDEENDDSWMWFLSELHNLLEINTENMPRLTILSDRQKGIVDGVEANFPTAFHGFCMRHLSDSFRKEFNNTMLVNLLWEAAHVLTVIEFESKILEIEEISQDAAYWIRRIPPRLWATAYFEGQRFGHLTANIVESLDTWILDASGLPIVQMTECIRRQLMTWFNERRETSMQWTSILVPSAERHVAEALERARTYQVLRANEAEFEVISHEGTNIVDIRNRCCLCRGWQLYGLPCAHAVAALLSCRQNVHRFTESCFTVATYRKTYSQTIHPIPDKSLWKELSEGDENAAKADQVLINPPKSLRPPGRPRKKRVRAEDRGRVKRVVHCSRCNQTGHFRTTCAAPI; from the coding sequence ATGGCTAACCATGATTTGATACTTGGCCAAAGTCATGATTTAGCACTTGGCCACGACCAACAGTTGGTGCTGAACCATAATCATAATTTGGGACTCAACCAGAACCATGATCTGGAATTGGGACAAACTGATGAGCATCATCTGGATTTGGGACAACCCCTTGATCACGATGAACTGGGCTTAGGACATGCTCATGACCACGAATTGGATTTAGGCCAGAACCAGGATAATGAAGGACATGATGATGTGCACACTTACGGgcatgagaatgagttagctaTGGATCAAAAACCTGAGGATGGTGACCACGAGTTACCCCTTCCTGAACATAATCACGAGTTGGCTCTAACAGAGAACAATGACTTGACAGTTTCAGAAAATCAGGAATTTGATGACAGCATGGCCTTAACTGTCCATAACCAGGAAATGGGTATTGATTCTGGTGAAGATATGGGTGTCCATGATTCCGAGCTTATGATAGTTTGCACACCTCCTGTAATTCAGGCTCGTGCATTAGCTATAAGTTCTAATTATGAGTTGTCAGTGGGACAAGAATTCCCTGATGTCAAGAGTTGTCGGAGGGCATTGAGGGATACTGCAATAGCACTGCACTTTGAGATGCAGACTATAAAATCTGACAAGACCCGCTTTACTGCTAAATGTGCAAGTGAAGGATGTCCCTGGCGCATTCATGTAGCAAAGCTCGCTGGGGTTCCAACTTTTACTATAAGAACAATCACTGATAATCATACGTGTGGAGGAATAACCCATCTTGGCCATCAGCAAGCATCAGTTCAATGGGTTGCTAGCTCTGTGGAGCAAAGGCTGAGGGAGAATCCGAATTGCAAGCCAAAGGAGATATTGGAAGAGATTCATAAGGCTCATGGTATCACCTTATCATACAAGCAAGCATGGAGAGGCAAGGAGCGTATCATGGCTACAATGCGTGGATCTTTTGAGGAAGGGTACCGCTTGCTTCCGCAATACTGTGAACAACTGAAACGCACAAACCCGGGGAGCATTGCATCTGTTTATGGAAGTCCAACTGATAATTGCTTCCAACGCCTCTTCATATCCTTTCAAGCATCAATATATGGCTTTTTGAATGCTTGCAGGCCACTTCTGGGGCTTGATAGAACCTATTTAAAGAACAAGTATCTCGGCACATTACTCCTTGCCACTGGATTTGATGGTGATGGGGCTCTCTTTCCTGTGGCATTTGGTGTTGTTGATGAGGAGAATGATGATAGTTGGATGTGGTTTCTGTCAGAACTTCATAACCTGCTTGAGATCAACACTGAAAACATGCCACGGCTTACAATTTTGTCTGACAGGCAGAAGGGGATTGTGGATGGTGTGGAAGCGAATTTCCCAACGGCTTTCCATGGATTTTGCATGCGCCACTTGAGTGACAGCTTTCGCAAGGAGTTTAATAACACCATGCTTGTTAATCTTCTGTGGGAAGCAGCTCATGTTCTTACTGTGATTGAATTTGAATCCAAAATCTTAGAGATTGAGGAGATATCACAAGATGCCGCATACTGGATTCGAAGAATTCCACCTCGCTTGTGGGCCACTGCATACTTTGAGGGGCAAAGGTTTGGTCACTTGACAGCTAACATAGTTGAATCCTTAGACACATGGATATTAGATGCATCAGGGCTTCCCATAGTTCAAATGACGGAATGCATCAGGAGGCAGCTAATGACTTGGTTCAATGAGCGAAGAGAGACCAGCATGCAGTGGACATCCATACTTGTACCTTCTGCTGAGAGACACGTTGCAGAGGCTCTTGAACGTGCACGAACATATCAGGTACTTCGCGCCAACGAAGCTGAATTCGAGGTCATATCTCATGAAGGAACAAACATTGTTGATATCAGAAATCGTTGCTGTCTTTGTCGCGGGTGGCAGCTTTATGGTTTGCCTTGTGCACATGCTGTGGCTGCACTTCTTTCCTGTAGGCAGAATGTTCACAGATTCACAGAAAGCTGTTTCACTGTTGCCACTTATCGCAAGACATACTCACAAACCATACATCCAATTCCTGATAAGTCTTTGTGGAAGGAGTTGTCTGAGGGGGATGAAAATGCGGCCAAAGCTGATCAAGTTCTTATCAACCCACCCAAATCACTCAGGCCACCTGGAAGGCCTAGAAAGAAGCGAGTTCGCGCCGAAGACCGTGGACGTGTGAAGAGGGTGGTGCATTGTAGTCGTTGCAATCAAACAGGTCACTTTAGGACCACATGTGCAGCTCCCATCTAG
- the LOC130731300 gene encoding myosin-binding protein 1-like — protein sequence MATAGVSSSEWHRHSLSRRVTKALASAFLEWLLIFFLFIDAVLSYVITKFAGYCKLQTPCLFCSRLDHVLGKEKREYYRDLICSGHKSEISSLALCPAHDKLVSLQGMCETCFLSYATSNKSNAEAYRLLTGKLGEESGSRFDHVPLLGEHTIAKRCSCCGEQWVLNSYDQKVVFNKSIGSGPADFDASDSVGNSFHEKRSSKPFVSVRDAPLRNNHVDPLSRVGYTELNITSDTESESEVPLSDDDKRCSKPFVSVKDAPLRNNHVNPLSRVGYTELKITSDTESESEVPLSDDDGISIPIHGTDHTKEDIEVPCSHTEPSPIDLHEDLASGKSKTSASVLEPLLSKSRTQLENTDLCANKSSAAMTERGNGFVEHDWQQVERSAVCPSPSEHISCNDVPTSSNKIGIPLEVSKENYDSTTVEVGLTSEQRPTMDGEEIVKSGSKLTTSKAGLEPTPVSSDIALQNPVLLDLGDAYKLAVSNRGRQLSGMLAEVWTGKDSTRVSEDLKTLLSQFSATRGSDLPFYDISPRLSINSDEVKTSDVSNSAGMQMLQKMISLERNESGLSLDGSIVSEIEGESSVDRLRRQVDHDRKLLNALYKELEEERNASAVAASQALAMITRLQEEKATLHMEALQYLRVMDEESEYETEALQKANDLLAEKEKEIEDLEAKLKFYRMRFPDESVSENIVETNSEMKLKDIGLDHSQFACIENDESVIGKSVTEIPNISDKSDILPTSLEENNVQSIKSSPLEFQDEKLYISQCLEKLEKQVLEEDQSFFEHTVNLLSKGDKGLQLLQEIADHLHQLRRIGMREINQPVA from the exons ATGGCTACCGCGGGAGTCTCATCTTCTGAGTGGCACAGGCATAGCCTATCCAGACGTGTTACCAAAGCCTTGGCTTCAGCTTTCCTTGAATGGTTGCTAATCTTTTTCCTGTTTATTGATGCTGTTCTATCTTATGTTATTACAAAGTTTGCCGGTTACTGCAAATTGCAAACGCCGTGCCTGTTCTGCTCAAGGCTTGATCATGTTTTAGGCAAGGAGAAAAGAGAATACTACCGGGACTTGATTTGTAGTGGTCATAAGTCAGAGATTTCTTCTTTAGCTCTTTGTCCTGCACATGATAAGCTTGTAAGCCTTCAAGGAATGTGTGAGACTTGCTTCCTTTCTTATGCTACCAGCAATAAATCCAATGCAGAAGCTTACCGGTTGTTGACCGGTAAATTGGGGGAGGAATCTGGCTCCAGATTTGATCATGTTCCATTACTTGGTGAACATACGATTGCAAAACGCTGTTCTTGTTGTGGTGAGCAATGGGTTTTAAATAGTTATGACCAAAAGGTGGTATTTAACAAGTCAATCGGGTCTGGCCCTGCTGATTTTGATGCATCAGATTCTGTTGGAAACAGTTTTCATGAGAAAAGAAGTTCAAAGCCATTTGTATCAGTCAGAGATGCACCCCTTAGAAACAATCATGTGGATCCTTTGTCCCGTGTAGGTTACACAGAACTCAATATTACTTCTGATACTGAGTCTGAATCTGAAGTTCCCTTATCTGATGATGATAAAAGATGTTCAAAGCCATTTGTATCAGTCAAAGATGCACCCCTGAGAAATAATCATGTGAATCCTTTGTCTCGTGTAGGTTACACAGAACTCAAGATTACTTCTGATACTGAGTCTGAATCTGAAGTTCCCTTATCTGATGATGATGGTATAAGCATACCGATTCATGGAACAGATCACACCAAGGAAGATATAGAAGTTCCGTGTAGTCATACGGAGCCTAGCCCTATTGATTTACATGAAGATTTGGCTTCAGGGAAGTCCAAGACTTCAGCTTCTGTACTTGAGCCATTGTTATCAAAATCACGAACGCAATTAGAAAATACAGATCTTTGTGCTAATAAATCTTCAGCAGCAATGACAGAAAGAGGGAATGGTTTTGTGGAACATGACTGGCAGCAGGTTGAAAGAAGTGCTGTTTGTCCTTCACCAAGTGAACATATTTCCTGCAACGATGTCCCTACATCATCAAATAAAATTGGAATCCCTCTTGAAGTATCAAAGGAGAACT ATGATTCAACAACTGTTGAAGTGGGGCTAACATCTGAGCAAAGAcccaccatggacggtgaggaAATCGTTAAGTCAGGCAGTAAGCTGACAACATCTAAAGCAGGTTTAGAACCAACCCCGGTTTCGAGCGATATTGCTCTGCAAAATCCTGTTTTACTGGATCTTGGCGATGCTTATAAGCTTGCTGTCAGTAATAGAGGAAGGCAGCTGTCTGGCATGCTTGCAGAAGTCTGGACTGGGAAAGATTCTACAAGAGTTAGTGAAGATTTGAAGACATTGCTGTCACAATTTTCTGCCACTCGAGGATCTGATCTTCCTTTTTATGATATCAGTCCTAGATTGTCTATAAATAGCGATGAAGTGAAGACTTCTGATGTTTCTAACTCTGCTGGAATGCAGATGCTTCAAAAAATGATTTCACTTGAGCGAAATGAGTCTGGTTTGTCTCTTGATGGAAGCATTGTCAGTGAAATTGAAGGTGAAAGCTCGGTTGACCGACTAAGAAGACAAGTTGATCATGACCGGAAACTTTTAAATGCTTTGTATAAAGAGCTGGAGGAAGAAAGAAATGCTTCTGCAGTTGCTGCGAGTCAAGCATTAGCCATGATCACTAGGCTACAGGAAGAAAAGGCAACATTACACATGGAAGCCTTGCAATACTTAAGAGTGATGGATGAGGAGTCAGAGTATGAAACAGAAGCTTTGCAAAAGGCTAACGACCTTCTTgctgagaaggaaaaagagataGAAGACTTGGAAGCAAAGCTTAAGTTTTATAGGATGAGATTCCCTGATGAATCAGTTTCGGAGAACATTGTGGAGACAAACTCTGAAATGAAGTTGAAAGATATTGGATTAGATCATTCACAATTTGCTTGCATTGAAAATGATGAAAGTGTCATTGGAAAATCAGTTACTGAGATTCCTAATATCTCTGACAAATCTGACATTCTACCCACATCTTTGGAGGAAAACAATGTTCAATCTATAAAAAGTTCTCCTTTAGAGTTTCAAGATGAAAAGCTATATATTTCCCAATGTTTGGAGAAGTTGGAGAAGCAAGTTCTTGAGGAAGATCAGAGTTTCTTTGAGCATACTGTCAACCTACTGAGCAAGGGAGACAAAGGACTTCAATTATTGCAGGAAATAGCTGATCACCTGCACCAATTACGCAGGATTGGGATGAGAGAAATAAATCAACCTGTTGCTTGA